Proteins encoded together in one Phycisphaerae bacterium window:
- a CDS encoding acyltransferase produces MLPSPEKPTRRHDIDALRVLAVLLLIYFHSARAFDHESWHIKNGELSEGLGTFVSFVDLWHMPLFFLLAGASTWLALGRRSGGQYILERVRRLFVALLFGCLVVVPPQVYVERISPWSAPRQSPINFEGTYLQFYPHFFSSIYPEGNFSWHHLWFVAYLLTYSMVALPVVLWMRRPDRGQPFIRRLTGAVARGPRLLLACVPIIVAEMVLRGKFPTTQALYNDWAAHAHFILVFLCGCLLISDERISEAVQRLKGLTLALALVSAAVLWLAFGAAAPYSPRYFAQIAGWIACQWCWLLAILGYGQAHLNRPPPCCVMPPRSPTRSTSCTRPSLSCWPTRWYAGTRA; encoded by the coding sequence ATGCTCCCTTCCCCCGAGAAGCCGACCCGTCGCCATGACATCGATGCGCTGCGCGTCCTGGCCGTTCTGTTGCTGATCTACTTCCACAGCGCCCGGGCCTTCGATCACGAAAGCTGGCACATCAAGAACGGTGAACTCAGCGAAGGGCTGGGCACGTTTGTGAGCTTCGTCGATCTGTGGCACATGCCGCTGTTCTTTCTGCTGGCCGGGGCGAGCACCTGGCTGGCACTGGGGCGCCGATCCGGCGGGCAGTATATCCTCGAGCGAGTCCGACGCCTGTTCGTCGCCCTGCTGTTCGGATGCCTGGTTGTGGTCCCCCCGCAGGTCTACGTTGAACGCATCAGCCCGTGGTCGGCGCCGCGGCAAAGCCCGATCAACTTCGAGGGCACCTACCTGCAGTTCTACCCGCACTTCTTCAGCAGCATCTACCCCGAGGGCAATTTCTCCTGGCACCATCTGTGGTTCGTCGCGTACCTGCTCACCTACTCGATGGTCGCGCTGCCGGTGGTGCTGTGGATGCGCCGGCCGGACCGCGGTCAGCCATTCATCCGCCGGCTGACCGGGGCGGTGGCCAGAGGGCCACGGCTGCTGCTCGCCTGTGTGCCGATCATCGTGGCCGAGATGGTCCTCCGCGGTAAGTTCCCCACCACCCAAGCCCTCTACAACGACTGGGCGGCCCACGCCCATTTTATCCTCGTGTTTCTGTGTGGCTGCCTGCTGATCTCCGATGAGCGGATCTCCGAAGCCGTCCAGCGGCTCAAGGGCCTGACCCTCGCTCTGGCCCTCGTCTCCGCGGCGGTACTCTGGCTGGCCTTCGGGGCGGCGGCCCCCTACTCGCCGCGGTACTTCGCCCAGATCGCGGGCTGGATCGCGTGCCAGTGGTGCTGGCTGCTGGCAATTCTCGGGTATGGCCAAGCGCACCTGAATCGTCCCCCCCCCTGCTGCGTCATGCCGCCGAGATCGCCTACCCGTTCTACATCCTGCACCAGACCGTCATTGTCGTGCTGGCCCACCAGGTGGTACGCTGGCACGCGAGCATAG